A section of the Falco peregrinus isolate bFalPer1 chromosome 3, bFalPer1.pri, whole genome shotgun sequence genome encodes:
- the IGSF21 gene encoding immunoglobulin superfamily member 21 isoform X1: MRTMSPLPLCLLLWDLLDLALAYLTVSIEPLPPVVVGDAVTLKCNFKTDGKMREIVWYRVTDGGTIKQKIFTFDAMFSTNFSHMENYRKREDLVYQSTVRLPEVRISDNGPYECHVGIYDRATREKVVLASGNIFLNVMAPPTSISVLAADTPAPFSRYQAQNFTLVCVVSGGKPAPLVYFKRDGEPIEATPLPEPPAGAGSWAPRNLLHRDLDDTKVPKSLAAEGEVGGGRPPATVDPPRGLAAERGSVTETIPETVVSREFPRWVHVAEPIYYFRHTHAPVSDGTVEARATLTWTLNPQIDNEALFSCEVKHPALSMPMQSEVTLVAPKGPKITMTPTRARVGDTVRILVQGFQNEVFPEPLFTWTRVGSRLLDGSAEHDGKELVLERVPAELNGSMYRCTAQNPLGSTDTHTRLIVFENPNIPRGTEDSNGSLTGHCGFRLVLALTLTVILELT, encoded by the exons CCTACCTGACGGTCAGCATCGAGCCGCTGCCACCCGTGGTGGTGGGAGATGCCGTCACTCTGAAATGCAACTTCAAGACAGATGGGAAGATGCGGGAGATCGTCTGGTACCGG GTCACCGATGGTGGGACCATCAAGCAGAAGATCTTCACCTTCGATGCCATGTTCTCCACCAATTTCTCACACATGGAAAATTATCGGAAGCGGGAGGATCTGGTCTACCAGTCCACCGTGCG gctcccCGAGGTTCGCATTTCAGACAACGGTCCCTACGAGTGTCACGTGGGGATTTACGACCGAGCCACACGGGAGAAAGTGGTCCTGGCCTCCGGGAACATATTCCTCAATGTGATGG CTCCTCCGACCTCCATCTCAGTGCTCGCCGCTGACACACCGGCACCCTTCAGCCGCTACCAGGCGCAGAACTTCACCCTGGTGTGTGTGGTCTCTGGTGGGAAGCCTGCCCCACTG GTCTACTTCAAACGGGATGGGGAGCCCATCGAGGCCACCCCACTGCCGGAGCCGCCGGCCGGCGCCGGGAGCTGGGCACCCCGTAACCTCCTTCACCGCGACCTGGATGACACCAAGGTGCCGAAATCACTGGCAGCCGAAGGAGAGGTGGGAGGCGGGCGACCCCCAGCCACGGTGGATCCCCCCCGGGGCCTGGCAGCCGAGCGGGGTTCCGTCACCGAAACCATCCCCGAAACGGTGGTAAGCCGGGAATTCCCGCGGTGGGTGCACGTGGCGGAGCCCATTTACTATTTCCGCCACACGCACGCGCCCGTCAGCGATGGGACGGTGGAGGCGCGGGCCACCCTCACCTGGACCCTGAACCCCCAAATTGACAACGAGGCGCTCTTCAGCTGTGAGGTGAAGCACCCGGCGCTCTCCATGCCCATGCAGTCCGAGGTGACACTTG TTGCTCCCAAGGGCCCGAAGATCACAATGACCCCGACGAGAGCCCGCGTCGGTGACACCGTGCGGATCTTGGTGCAGGGCTTCCAG AATGAAGTCTTCCCTGAGCCCCTCTTCACCTGGACGCGGGTGGGGAGCCGGCTTCTCGATGGCAGCGCCGAGCATGATGGCaaggagctggtgctggagcGGGTGCCGGCCGAGCTCAACGGCTCCATGTACCGCTGCACTGCCCAGAACCCCCTGGGCTCCACCGACACCCACACCCGGCTCATCGTTTTCG AAAACCCAAATATTCCCAGAGGAACAGAGGACTCCAATG GTTCACTTACCGGCCACTGCGGCTTCAGACTAGTTTTGGCACTCACCCTAACAGTGATCCTGGAGCTAACGTGA
- the IGSF21 gene encoding immunoglobulin superfamily member 21 isoform X2, whose protein sequence is MRTMSPLPLCLLLWDLLDLALAYLTVSIEPLPPVVVGDAVTLKCNFKTDGKMREIVWYRVTDGGTIKQKIFTFDAMFSTNFSHMENYRKREDLVYQSTVRLPEVRISDNGPYECHVGIYDRATREKVVLASGNIFLNVMAPPTSISVLAADTPAPFSRYQAQNFTLVCVVSGGKPAPLVYFKRDGEPIEATPLPEPPAGAGSWAPRNLLHRDLDDTKVPKSLAAEGEVGGGRPPATVDPPRGLAAERGSVTETIPETVVSREFPRWVHVAEPIYYFRHTHAPVSDGTVEARATLTWTLNPQIDNEALFSCEVKHPALSMPMQSEVTLVAPKGPKITMTPTRARVGDTVRILVQGFQNEVFPEPLFTWTRVGSRLLDGSAEHDGKELVLERVPAELNGSMYRCTAQNPLGSTDTHTRLIVFENPNIPRGTEDSNGKSA, encoded by the exons CCTACCTGACGGTCAGCATCGAGCCGCTGCCACCCGTGGTGGTGGGAGATGCCGTCACTCTGAAATGCAACTTCAAGACAGATGGGAAGATGCGGGAGATCGTCTGGTACCGG GTCACCGATGGTGGGACCATCAAGCAGAAGATCTTCACCTTCGATGCCATGTTCTCCACCAATTTCTCACACATGGAAAATTATCGGAAGCGGGAGGATCTGGTCTACCAGTCCACCGTGCG gctcccCGAGGTTCGCATTTCAGACAACGGTCCCTACGAGTGTCACGTGGGGATTTACGACCGAGCCACACGGGAGAAAGTGGTCCTGGCCTCCGGGAACATATTCCTCAATGTGATGG CTCCTCCGACCTCCATCTCAGTGCTCGCCGCTGACACACCGGCACCCTTCAGCCGCTACCAGGCGCAGAACTTCACCCTGGTGTGTGTGGTCTCTGGTGGGAAGCCTGCCCCACTG GTCTACTTCAAACGGGATGGGGAGCCCATCGAGGCCACCCCACTGCCGGAGCCGCCGGCCGGCGCCGGGAGCTGGGCACCCCGTAACCTCCTTCACCGCGACCTGGATGACACCAAGGTGCCGAAATCACTGGCAGCCGAAGGAGAGGTGGGAGGCGGGCGACCCCCAGCCACGGTGGATCCCCCCCGGGGCCTGGCAGCCGAGCGGGGTTCCGTCACCGAAACCATCCCCGAAACGGTGGTAAGCCGGGAATTCCCGCGGTGGGTGCACGTGGCGGAGCCCATTTACTATTTCCGCCACACGCACGCGCCCGTCAGCGATGGGACGGTGGAGGCGCGGGCCACCCTCACCTGGACCCTGAACCCCCAAATTGACAACGAGGCGCTCTTCAGCTGTGAGGTGAAGCACCCGGCGCTCTCCATGCCCATGCAGTCCGAGGTGACACTTG TTGCTCCCAAGGGCCCGAAGATCACAATGACCCCGACGAGAGCCCGCGTCGGTGACACCGTGCGGATCTTGGTGCAGGGCTTCCAG AATGAAGTCTTCCCTGAGCCCCTCTTCACCTGGACGCGGGTGGGGAGCCGGCTTCTCGATGGCAGCGCCGAGCATGATGGCaaggagctggtgctggagcGGGTGCCGGCCGAGCTCAACGGCTCCATGTACCGCTGCACTGCCCAGAACCCCCTGGGCTCCACCGACACCCACACCCGGCTCATCGTTTTCG AAAACCCAAATATTCCCAGAGGAACAGAGGACTCCAATG gGAAATCTGCATGA